A stretch of Primulina tabacum isolate GXHZ01 chromosome 13, ASM2559414v2, whole genome shotgun sequence DNA encodes these proteins:
- the LOC142523434 gene encoding agamous-like MADS-box protein FUL-L: MGRGRVQLKRIENKISRQVTFSKRRSGLLKKANEISVLCDAEVALIVFSSKGKLFEYSTDSSMERIIERYERRSYADNKLATVSQPEENWSAEYPKLVARIEVLQRNMSNYMGEALDPLSFRELRSSEQQLDNALKRVRTKKNQLMNESISQLQKKERSLQDQNNVLKKKLKEEEKHERSVEVEREQDSSALALSSETLMPPRELHRILPSLTIGGEPRQSTEDANKIQTADSNTLIPPWLLRYVNHQ; encoded by the exons ATGGGAAGAGGTAGGGTTCAGTTGAAGAGAATCGAAAACAAGATTAGCAGGCAAGTCACCTTCTCTAAGAGGAGGTCTGGTTTGCTTAAAAAGGCTAATGAAATTTCTGTTCTTTGTGATGCTGAGGTTGCTTTGATAGTTTTCTCTTCCAAAGGGAAGCTGTTTGAGTACTCTACTGATTCCAG CATGGAAAGAATTATTGAACGATATGAGAGACGCTCGTACGCTGATAACAAACTTGCGACTGTGAGTCAACCCGAG GAAAATTGGAGTGCTGAGTATCCAAAACTTGTGGCTCGGATTGAAGTTCTGCAAAGGAACATGAG CAACTACATGGGTGAAGCTTTAGACCCTCTTAGCTTTAGAGAGCTCCGGAGTTCGGAACAACAGCTTGACAATGCTCTCAAGCGTGTACGTACGAAGAAG AACCAGCTGATGAACGAGTCCATTTCTCAGCTTCAAAAGAAG GAGAGATCGCTGCAAGATCAAAACAACGTACTAAAAAAGAAG CTGAAAGAAGAGGAGAAACATGAAAGATCAGTAGAGGTGGAAAGGGAACAAGATTCTTCTGCTCTTGCTCTATCTTCAGAAACCTTGATGCCTCCTCGTGAATTGCATAGAATTTTGCCTTCTCTCACCATTGG CGGCGAGCCACGGCAGTCGACAGAAGATGCAAATAAAATTCAGACTGCAGATTCCAACACCCTTATTCCGCCGTGGCTCCTCCGCTACGTGAACCATCAATAA